In the Candidatus Margulisiibacteriota bacterium genome, CTGAAAATTGTTTCTTCAGAGCCATCGATAAAATTTATTTGGTAGCTGCAGGAATCAAGCTTGACCGTTAAATTTTGCATTGTAAAAGCCTTTCATATTCGTCCCGGATACTTTCAACCAAATCCTGAACAGCAATTTCTTCAGTATTAATAATAACATCAGCGCTGCTATTATATAAGTCAAACCGTTGTTCCAGCATGGTCTCGATTTTCGCCATAACCTGTTTTTTATCTTCACCGGTATTGATCAAAGGTCGATGCGCTTCGTCTTTAATGCGTTCATAAATAGTTTGCGGTTTAGCTGCCAGCCAGAAAACTATTCCGTTTTCCCGCATCATCCTGACGTTATTTTCTCTGAGAATTATTCCTCCACCCGTGGAAACAATCTGTTTGCTCTTTTTGCATATCTTTTGCAGTACCTCGGTTTCCAAATCGCGGAAA is a window encoding:
- a CDS encoding shikimate kinase, with the protein product LAKHLSGYTFIDSDEQLEKTAARKISEIFENEGETYFRDLETEVLQKICKKSKQIVSTGGGIILRENNVRMMRENGIVFWLAAKPQTIYERIKDEAHRPLINTGEDKKQVMAKIETMLEQRFDLYNSSADVIINTEEIAVQDLVESIRDEYERLLQCKI